In one Pungitius pungitius chromosome 13, fPunPun2.1, whole genome shotgun sequence genomic region, the following are encoded:
- the peli1b gene encoding E3 ubiquitin-protein ligase pellino homolog 1b encodes MYSPEQENISTTSSTKVPVKYGELIVLGYNGSLPNGDRGRRKSRFALFKRPKSNGVKPSTVHIACSPQAAKAISNKDQHSVSYTLSRAQTVVVEYTQDSNADMFQIGRSTESPIDFVVTDTVAGSQSNADTQSVQSTISRFACRIMCQRTPPYTARIYAAGFDSSKNIFLGEKAAKWKTPDAQMDGLTTNGVLVMHPRTGFTQDSKPGVWREISVCGHVFTLRETRSAQQRGKMVEAESQELVDGSLVDLCGATLLWRTAEGLSRTPTLKHLEALRQEINAARPQCPVGFNTLAFPSMRRKDTPDEKQPWVYLQCGHVHGYHDWGNHREEREGRQRECPMCRAKGPYVPLWLGCEAGFYLDAAPPTHAFNPCGHVCSEKTASFWSQIPLPHGTHTFHAACPFCAQQLSGEQGFVRLIFQGPLD; translated from the exons ATGTACTCCCCGGAGCAGGAGAAcatctccaccacctcctccaccaaagTGCCAGTGAAGTATGGAGAGCTCATTGTGCTGGG GTACAATGGCTCCCTGCCCAACGGGGACCGAGGCCGACGTAAGAGCCGCTTTGCACTTTTCAAGAGACCGAAGTCAAACGGGGTGAAACCCAGCACAGTTCACATCGCCTGCTCTCCACAGGCAGCCAAG GCCATAAGCAACAAAGACCAGCACAGCGTCTCTTACACTTTGTCTCGAGCCCAGACGGTGGTGGTGGAGTACACCCAGGACAGCAATGCAGACATGTTCCAG ATCGGACGATCCACGGAGAGCCCCATCGACTTCGTGGTGACGGACACGGTGGCGGGCAGCCAGAGCAACGCCGACACCCAGTCGGTCCAGAGCACCATCTCCCGCTTCGCCTGCCGCATCATGTGCCAGCGCACGCCGCCTTACACCGCGCGCATCTACGCCGCCGGCTTCGACTCCTCCAAGAACATCTTCCTCGGG gAGAAGGCCGCGAAGTGGAAGACGCCGGACGCTCAGATGGACGGGCTGACCACCAACGGCGTGCTGGTGATGCACCCGCGCACCGGCTTCACCCAGGACTCCAAGCCCGGCGTCTGGAGGGAGATCTCCGTCTGCGGCCACGTCTTCACGCTGAGGGAGACCCGCTCGGCGCAGCAGCGCGGGAAGATG GTGGAGGCCGAGAGTCAGGAGCTGGTGGACGGCTCCCTGGTGGACCTCTGCGGCGCCACCTTGCTGTGGCGCACCGCCGAGGGCCTCTCGCGCACCCCCACCCTCAAGCACCTGGAGGCGCTGCGGCAGGAGATCAACGCGGCGCGGCCGCAGTGCCCCGTGGGCTTCAACACGCTGGCCTTCCCCTCCATGCGGCGCAAGGACACGCCGGACGAGAAGCAGCCGTGGGTGTACCTGCAGTGCGGCCACGTGCACGGCTACCACGACTGGGGCAACCACCGCGAGGAGCGCGAGGGCCGCCAGCGCGAGTGCCCCATGTGCCGCGCCAAGGGCCCCTACGTGCCGCTGTGGCTGGGCTGCGAGGCGGGCTTCTACCtggacgccgccccccccacgcacGCCTTCAACCCCTGCGGCCACGTCTGCTCGGAGAAGACGGCGTCCTTCTGGAGCCAGATCCCGCTGCCGCACGGCACGCACACCTTCCACGCCGCCTGCCCCTTCTGCGCCCAGCAGCTGAGCGGCGAGCAGGGCTTCGTCAGACTCATCTTCCAGGGGCCGCTCGACtag
- the LOC119214468 gene encoding kelch-like protein 10, which translates to MSCILNDLRLEGKLCDAVIRVTGHEDFTVHKVVLCNCSTYFRDLFCTKSSPQQKIFTLPHVSPTAMRLLLQHAYTGSVALTEENLLELLETAGRLAATAVVQACCDFLERRLTSVTCVETWLLADSHRRPVLRRKAYHHMLRHFEEVAANSEKFLELSAWQLADVIGRDELHVKREDVVFEAVLRWVGHAPEDRCCHLVMLMSKVRLLLMSSHHLLGGVSQNTLVRRNLECMTMVIQAIAAMRNPAAARPLAPVRLPPALLLAIGGWQSGSSCNQIDVYDVRADRWSRMARGPFVGFHSFAVLNGAVFCIGGFDGVQYTRSVCAMDVATRTWRNAGSMRKPRGHLTAVVLDGCIYALGGMDTFGILNTAERYRADTGNWTLLAPMHRQRSNSCAAALRGKVYIFAGVPFYTALANAECYDPHTNQWTLIAPMPAGYNAAQAAAYDDLIYVVGGVRQIDTTNRVLTYDPGSNRWSRGTPMTSARSSFGLAVLEDKLYAAGGFNSPRCIRYVERYDRATDRWSSVRDMEGARWGFSLCVVEREDYAAENLSRISGEVPAGP; encoded by the exons ATGAGCTGCATCTTGAACGACCTCCGGCTGGAGGGGAAGCTGTGCGACGCCGTGATCCGCGTCACGGGACACGAGGACTTCACAGTCCACAAGGTCGTCCTCTGCAACTGCAGCACCtacttcag AGATCTCTTCTGCACCAAGTCGTCGCCGCAGCAGAAGATCTTCACCTTGCCCCACGTGTCGCCAACCGCCAtgcgcctcctcctgcagcacgcCTACACCGGCTCGGTGGCGCTGACGGAGGAGAACTTGCTGGAGCTGTTGGAGACGGCGGGGCGCCTCGCCGCCACCGCCGTGGTCCAGGCCTGCTGCGACTTCCTGGAGCGCCGGCTCACCTCCGTCACCTGCGTGGAGACGTGGCTGCTGGCGGACTCCCACAGGCGGCCCGTGCTGAGGCGGAAGGCCTACCACCACATGCTGCGACACTTCGAGGAGGTGGCGGCCAACTCGGAGAAGTTCCTGGAGCTCTCCGCCTGGCAGCTGGCGGATGTCATCGGGCGGGACGAGCTCCACGTGAAGCGGGAGGACGTGGTGTTCGAGGCCGTCCTCCGCTGGGTGGGCCACGCCCCCGAGGACCGCTGTTGCCACCTGGTGATGCTGATGAGCAAG GTGCGCCTGTTGTTGATGTCCAGCCACCACCTGCTTGGCGGGGTGAGTCAGAACACGCTGGTGAGGAGGAACCTGGAGTGCATGACCATGGTCATCCAGGCCATCGCGGCCATGCGCAACCCCGCCGCGGCGAGGCCGCTGGCCCCCGTGCGCCTGCCCCCCGCGCTGCTGCTGGCCATCGGCGGCTGGCAGAGCGGCTCCTCGTGCAACCAGATCGACGTGTACGACGTGCGCGCGGACCGCTGGTCCAGAATGGCCCGCGGGCCCTTCGTGGGCTTCCACAGCTTCGCCGTCCTCAACGGAGCCGTGTTCTGCATCGGGGGCTTCGACGGGGTCCAGTACACGAGGAGCGTGTGCGCGATGGACGTCGCCACGCGGACCTGGCGGAACGCGGGCTCCATGCGCAAACCCCGCGGCCACCTGACCGCCGTGGTGCTGGACGGCTGCATCTACGCCCTGGGGGGGATGGACACATTCGGCATACTCAACACCGCCGAGCGATACCGGGCCGACACCGGGAACTGGACCTTGTTGGCGCCGATGCACAGGCAGCGGAGCAACAGCTGTGCGGCGGCTCTGCGCGGCAAG GTGTACATTTTTGCCGGCGTCCCCTTTTACACGGCTCTGGCCAACGCCGAGTGCTACGACCCTCACACCAACCAGTGGACGCTGATCGCCCCGATGCCCGCCGGCTACAACGCCGCGCAAGCCGCCGCCTACGATGACCTGATCTACGTA GTCGGCGGCGTCAGACAAATCGACACCACCAACAGAGTCCTCACCTACGACCCGGGCTCCAACAGGTGGAGCAGGGGAACGCCCATGACCTCTGCTCGCTCCAGCTTCGGCTTGGCGGTGTTGGAGGACAAGCTGTACGCCGCCGGAGGCTTCAACAGCCCCCGCTGCATCCGCTACGTGGAGCGCTACGACCGGGCCACCGACAGGTGGAGCAGCGTCCGGGACATGGAGGGGGCTCGGTGGGGCTTCAGCCTCTGCGTGGTGGAGCGGGAAGACTACGCCGCCGAGAACCTGTCCCGCATATCAGGGGAAGTTCCTGCAGGTCCGTGA
- the ugp2b gene encoding UDP-glucose pyrophosphorylase 2b isoform X1, translating into MALYLEGLSKGVTHEGMAQFQEMMRQQLESSMHAELEKLLDTAAGEEREVSRKDFEGFKNLFHRFLQVKGPSIEWIKIQRPPEDSIQPYDKIAGSAPPDNVADCLNKLVVVKLNGGLGTSMGCKGPKSLISVRNENTFLDLTVQQIEHLNKTYNTDVPLVLMNSFNTDEDTKKILQKYTHHRVKIYTFNQSRYPRVNKESLLPVATGLRMTGQSAEGWYPPGHGDIYASFYNSGLLEQLIAQGKEYIFVSNIDNLGATVDLHILHHLVNQPNGKRCEFIMEVTDKTRADVKGGTLIQYEGKLRLLEIAQVPKAHVDEFKSVSKFKIFNTNNLWISLSAIKRLQEQKAMDLEIIVNPKTLDGGQNVVQLETAVGAAIKCFDNALGINVPRSRFLPVKTTSDLLLVMSNLYSLDAGSLTMSPKREFPTTPHVKLGSSFTQVQEYLTRFESIPDMLELDHLTVSGDVTLGKNVSLKGTVIVIANHGDRIDIPAGSMLENKIVSGNLRIMDH; encoded by the exons ATGGCACTTTATCTAGAAG gtctgaGTAAAGGAGTGACCCACGAAGGGATGGCTCAGTTCCAGGAGATGATgcggcagcagctggagagctCCATGCACGCCGAgctggagaagctgctggaCACCGCCGCGGGGGAAGAGCGGGAG gtgTCCCGGAAAGACTTTGAGGGCTTTAAGAATCTTTTCCACAGATTCCTGCAGGTGAAGGGTCCGTCGATCGAGTGGATCAAGATCCAAAGACCTCCAGAGGACTCG ATCCAGCCGTACGATAAGATCGCCGGCAGCGCTCCGCCGGACAACGTGGCCGACTGCCTGAACaagctggtggtggtgaagctgAACGGGGGCCTGGGCACCAGCATGGGATGCAAGGGCCCCAAGAGCCTGATCAGCGTCCGCAACGAGAACACCTTCCTGGACCTGACGGTGCAGCAGATCGAG CACCTGAACAAGACGTACAACACAGACGTGCCGCTGGTCCTCATGAACTCCTTCAACACAGATGAGGACACAAAGAAGATCCTGCAGAAGTACACACACCACCGGGTCAAGATCTACACCTTCAACCAGAGCAG GTACCCTCGGGTCAACAAGGAGTCCCTCCTCCCGGTGGCCACCGGCCTGAGGATGACGGGGCAGAGCGCGGAGGGCTGGTACCCGCCGGGCCACGGAGACATCTACGCCAGCTTCTACAACTCGGGCCTGTTGGAGCAGCTGATCGCGCAGGGCAAGGAGTACATCTTCGTGTCCAACATCGACAACCTGGGGGCCACCGTGGACCTGCACATCCTGCACCACCTGGTGAACCAGCCCAACGGCAAGCGCTGCGAGTTCATCATGGAGGTGACGGACAAGACGCGCGCCGACGTCAAG GGCGGCACGCTGATCCAGTACGAAGGGAAGCTGCGTCTGCTGGAGATCGCCCAGGTGCCCAAAGCCCACGTGGACGAGTTCAAATCCGTCTCAAAGTTCAAGATCTTCAACACCAACAACCTGTGGATCTCTCTGAGCGCCATCAAGAGGCTGCAGGAGCAGAAGGCCATGGACCTGGAGATCATCGTCAACCCCAAG ACTCTGGACGGCGGGCAGAACGTGGTCCAGCTGGAGACGGCGGTCGGCGCCGCCATCAAGTGCTTCGACAACGCGCTGGGCATCAACGTGCCGCGCAGCCGCTTCCTGCCGGTGAAGACCACGTCGGACCTGCTGCTGGTCATGTCCAACCTGTACAGCCTGGACGCCGGCTCCCTCACCATGAGCCCCAAGAGGGAGTTCCCCACCACGCCGCACGTCAAGCTGGGAAGCTCCTTCACACAG GTCCAGGAGTACCTGACCCGCTTCGAGAGCATCCCCGACATGCTGGAGCTCGACCACCTGACGGTGTCCGGAGACGTGACCCTCGGGAAGAACGTCTCCCTCAAG GGCACCGTCATCGTCATCGCCAACCACGGCGATCGGATCGACATTCCCGCCGGCTCCATGCTGGAAAACAAGATTGTGTCTGGGAACCTTCGCATTATGGACCACTGa
- the ugp2b gene encoding UDP-glucose pyrophosphorylase 2b isoform X2, whose protein sequence is MAQFQEMMRQQLESSMHAELEKLLDTAAGEEREVSRKDFEGFKNLFHRFLQVKGPSIEWIKIQRPPEDSIQPYDKIAGSAPPDNVADCLNKLVVVKLNGGLGTSMGCKGPKSLISVRNENTFLDLTVQQIEHLNKTYNTDVPLVLMNSFNTDEDTKKILQKYTHHRVKIYTFNQSRYPRVNKESLLPVATGLRMTGQSAEGWYPPGHGDIYASFYNSGLLEQLIAQGKEYIFVSNIDNLGATVDLHILHHLVNQPNGKRCEFIMEVTDKTRADVKGGTLIQYEGKLRLLEIAQVPKAHVDEFKSVSKFKIFNTNNLWISLSAIKRLQEQKAMDLEIIVNPKTLDGGQNVVQLETAVGAAIKCFDNALGINVPRSRFLPVKTTSDLLLVMSNLYSLDAGSLTMSPKREFPTTPHVKLGSSFTQVQEYLTRFESIPDMLELDHLTVSGDVTLGKNVSLKGTVIVIANHGDRIDIPAGSMLENKIVSGNLRIMDH, encoded by the exons ATGGCTCAGTTCCAGGAGATGATgcggcagcagctggagagctCCATGCACGCCGAgctggagaagctgctggaCACCGCCGCGGGGGAAGAGCGGGAG gtgTCCCGGAAAGACTTTGAGGGCTTTAAGAATCTTTTCCACAGATTCCTGCAGGTGAAGGGTCCGTCGATCGAGTGGATCAAGATCCAAAGACCTCCAGAGGACTCG ATCCAGCCGTACGATAAGATCGCCGGCAGCGCTCCGCCGGACAACGTGGCCGACTGCCTGAACaagctggtggtggtgaagctgAACGGGGGCCTGGGCACCAGCATGGGATGCAAGGGCCCCAAGAGCCTGATCAGCGTCCGCAACGAGAACACCTTCCTGGACCTGACGGTGCAGCAGATCGAG CACCTGAACAAGACGTACAACACAGACGTGCCGCTGGTCCTCATGAACTCCTTCAACACAGATGAGGACACAAAGAAGATCCTGCAGAAGTACACACACCACCGGGTCAAGATCTACACCTTCAACCAGAGCAG GTACCCTCGGGTCAACAAGGAGTCCCTCCTCCCGGTGGCCACCGGCCTGAGGATGACGGGGCAGAGCGCGGAGGGCTGGTACCCGCCGGGCCACGGAGACATCTACGCCAGCTTCTACAACTCGGGCCTGTTGGAGCAGCTGATCGCGCAGGGCAAGGAGTACATCTTCGTGTCCAACATCGACAACCTGGGGGCCACCGTGGACCTGCACATCCTGCACCACCTGGTGAACCAGCCCAACGGCAAGCGCTGCGAGTTCATCATGGAGGTGACGGACAAGACGCGCGCCGACGTCAAG GGCGGCACGCTGATCCAGTACGAAGGGAAGCTGCGTCTGCTGGAGATCGCCCAGGTGCCCAAAGCCCACGTGGACGAGTTCAAATCCGTCTCAAAGTTCAAGATCTTCAACACCAACAACCTGTGGATCTCTCTGAGCGCCATCAAGAGGCTGCAGGAGCAGAAGGCCATGGACCTGGAGATCATCGTCAACCCCAAG ACTCTGGACGGCGGGCAGAACGTGGTCCAGCTGGAGACGGCGGTCGGCGCCGCCATCAAGTGCTTCGACAACGCGCTGGGCATCAACGTGCCGCGCAGCCGCTTCCTGCCGGTGAAGACCACGTCGGACCTGCTGCTGGTCATGTCCAACCTGTACAGCCTGGACGCCGGCTCCCTCACCATGAGCCCCAAGAGGGAGTTCCCCACCACGCCGCACGTCAAGCTGGGAAGCTCCTTCACACAG GTCCAGGAGTACCTGACCCGCTTCGAGAGCATCCCCGACATGCTGGAGCTCGACCACCTGACGGTGTCCGGAGACGTGACCCTCGGGAAGAACGTCTCCCTCAAG GGCACCGTCATCGTCATCGCCAACCACGGCGATCGGATCGACATTCCCGCCGGCTCCATGCTGGAAAACAAGATTGTGTCTGGGAACCTTCGCATTATGGACCACTGa
- the mdh1ab gene encoding malate dehydrogenase 1Ab, NAD (soluble) isoform X1: protein MSEPIRVLVTGAAGQIAYSLLFSIAKGDVFGKDQPVVLLLLDITPMLPVLDGVVMELQDCALPLLRDIVPTDKEDVAFRDLDAAILVGSMPRREGMERKDLLKANVAIFKSQGAALEKFAKKTVKVLVVGNPANTNCLIAAKSAPSIPKENFSCLTRLDHNRARSQVAMRCGVPATHVKNVIIWGNHSSTQYPDVHHCLVKMSGSELACFEAVKDDAWLKGDFIATVQQRGAAVIKARKLSSAMSAAKAICDHMKDIWSGTPEKKGCRLVLTSASSFGSGRVYLHGGLLLRQLLWSPRRPHLLIPCPDQEQDLEDRGRPGRQRLFTVKDGGHGGGADGGERHSCVFPGSMTRRRRPTNPQTCVCVCVCVCVCVCVCVCVCVCVCVCVCVCVCVCVCVCVCVCVCVCVCVCVCVCVWRNHTASPATPQCDAQVELHPEYNVYIHTSTLLAATAFSSGRE from the exons ATG TCTGAGCCCATTAGAGTTCTGGTGACCGGTGCTGCCGGGCAGATCGCCTATTCCCTGCTGTTCAGCATCGCCAAGGGAGATGTCTTTGGCAAAGATCAG ccAGTCGTCTTGCTCCTCTTGGACATCACGCCCATGCTGCCGGTCCTGGATGGCGTCGTCATGGAGCTGCAGGACTGCGCTCTCCCACTTCTGAGAG ATATCGTCCCCACCGACAAGGAGGACGTGGCCTTCCGGGACCTGGACGCGGCCATCTTGGTGGGCTCCATGCCTCGGAGGGAGGGCATGGAGAGGAAGGACCTGCTCAAAGCCAACGTGGCCATCTTCAAGAGTCAGGGCGCCGCTCTGGAGAAGTTCGCCAAGAAGACCGTCAAG gTGCTTGTTGTAGGAAACCCCGCCAACACCAACTGTCTGATCGCAGCCAAGTCGGCTCCCTCCATCCCCAAGGAGAACTTCTCCTGCCTGACCCGTCTGGACCACAACAGGGCTCGCTCTCAG GTGGCGATGCGCTGTGGCGTCCCCGCCACCCACGTGAAGAACGTGATCATCTGGGGCAACCACTCGTCCACCCAATACCCAGATGTGCACCACTGCCTGGTCAAAATGTCCGGCAGCGAGCTGGCCTGCTTCGAGGCGGTCAAGGACGACGCCTGGCTCAAAGGCGATTTCATCGCC ACGGTGCAGCAGAGAGGCGCCGCGGTCATCAAGGCCAGGAAGCTGTCCAGCGCCATGTCTGCAGCCAAGGCCATCTGTGACCACATGAAGGACATCTGGTCGGGCACCCCCGAG aagAAAGGTTGCCGCTTGGTTTTAACCAGTGCCTCCTCCTTTGGTTCAGGGAGAGTTTATCTCCATGGGGGTTTACTCCTCCGGCAACTCCTATGGAGTCCCAGAAGACCTCATCTACTCATTCCCTGTCCAGATCAAG AACAAGACCTGGAAGATCGTGGACGGCCTGGCCGTCAACGACTTTTCACGGTCAAAGATGGAGGCCACGGCGgcggagctgatggaggagagagacacagcTGTGTCTTTCCTGGCAGTATGACCCGGCGACGCCGCCCAACCAACcctcagacgtgtgtgtgtgtgtgtgtgtgtgtgtgtgtgtgtgtgtgtgtgtgtgtgtgtgtgtgtgtgtgtgtgtgtgtgtgtgtgtgtgtgtgtgtgtgtgtgtgtgtgtgtgtgtgtgtgtgtgtgtgtgtgtgtgtgtgtgtgtgtgtgtgtgtgtgtgtgtgtgtgtggagaaatCACACAGCGTCACCAGCGACTCCTCAGTGTGACGCACAAGTAGAACTCCACCCTGAGTACAAtgtttatatacacacatctaCGTTGTTAGCAGCTACAGCATTTTCCTCTGGGCGTGAGTGA
- the mdh1ab gene encoding malate dehydrogenase 1Ab, NAD (soluble) isoform X2 yields the protein MSEPIRVLVTGAAGQIAYSLLFSIAKGDVFGKDQPVVLLLLDITPMLPVLDGVVMELQDCALPLLRDIVPTDKEDVAFRDLDAAILVGSMPRREGMERKDLLKANVAIFKSQGAALEKFAKKTVKVLVVGNPANTNCLIAAKSAPSIPKENFSCLTRLDHNRARSQVAMRCGVPATHVKNVIIWGNHSSTQYPDVHHCLVKMSGSELACFEAVKDDAWLKGDFIATVQQRGAAVIKARKLSSAMSAAKAICDHMKDIWSGTPEGEFISMGVYSSGNSYGVPEDLIYSFPVQIKNKTWKIVDGLAVNDFSRSKMEATAAELMEERDTAVSFLAV from the exons ATG TCTGAGCCCATTAGAGTTCTGGTGACCGGTGCTGCCGGGCAGATCGCCTATTCCCTGCTGTTCAGCATCGCCAAGGGAGATGTCTTTGGCAAAGATCAG ccAGTCGTCTTGCTCCTCTTGGACATCACGCCCATGCTGCCGGTCCTGGATGGCGTCGTCATGGAGCTGCAGGACTGCGCTCTCCCACTTCTGAGAG ATATCGTCCCCACCGACAAGGAGGACGTGGCCTTCCGGGACCTGGACGCGGCCATCTTGGTGGGCTCCATGCCTCGGAGGGAGGGCATGGAGAGGAAGGACCTGCTCAAAGCCAACGTGGCCATCTTCAAGAGTCAGGGCGCCGCTCTGGAGAAGTTCGCCAAGAAGACCGTCAAG gTGCTTGTTGTAGGAAACCCCGCCAACACCAACTGTCTGATCGCAGCCAAGTCGGCTCCCTCCATCCCCAAGGAGAACTTCTCCTGCCTGACCCGTCTGGACCACAACAGGGCTCGCTCTCAG GTGGCGATGCGCTGTGGCGTCCCCGCCACCCACGTGAAGAACGTGATCATCTGGGGCAACCACTCGTCCACCCAATACCCAGATGTGCACCACTGCCTGGTCAAAATGTCCGGCAGCGAGCTGGCCTGCTTCGAGGCGGTCAAGGACGACGCCTGGCTCAAAGGCGATTTCATCGCC ACGGTGCAGCAGAGAGGCGCCGCGGTCATCAAGGCCAGGAAGCTGTCCAGCGCCATGTCTGCAGCCAAGGCCATCTGTGACCACATGAAGGACATCTGGTCGGGCACCCCCGAG GGAGAGTTTATCTCCATGGGGGTTTACTCCTCCGGCAACTCCTATGGAGTCCCAGAAGACCTCATCTACTCATTCCCTGTCCAGATCAAG AACAAGACCTGGAAGATCGTGGACGGCCTGGCCGTCAACGACTTTTCACGGTCAAAGATGGAGGCCACGGCGgcggagctgatggaggagagagacacagcTGTGTCTTTCCTGGCAGTATGA